One Marinifilum sp. JC120 DNA window includes the following coding sequences:
- a CDS encoding adenosylcobinamide-GDP ribazoletransferase: MTRIGPVMEIEAEDIGRTVKWMPLSGLVLGALIVLPFWLGLFAGKFWIQAWLTVAASVYLTRGLHFDGFADIADGAGPYPDPQRFWKIIKDSCSGVFGVLALVLAVLGQAVCFYYVYEAGAFGAVVWIFVLGRLGNAVMSMVGKPLARPGQGSLSMRGADGFSIGVATLTTLLVGAFTVSPTVQLLAYVFGACFIFFLFRLAKRVNGANGDFLGASVVLGELAGLLAFCALN; encoded by the coding sequence ATGACCCGGATCGGTCCGGTCATGGAAATTGAGGCTGAAGATATCGGCCGTACTGTGAAGTGGATGCCGCTTAGCGGTCTGGTGCTGGGCGCGTTGATCGTGCTTCCTTTTTGGCTGGGACTGTTTGCCGGAAAATTCTGGATTCAGGCATGGCTGACCGTGGCTGCGTCGGTTTATCTGACTCGTGGACTGCACTTTGACGGCTTTGCAGATATTGCTGACGGGGCCGGACCTTATCCTGATCCGCAGCGATTCTGGAAAATTATCAAAGATAGCTGCTCCGGTGTGTTCGGGGTGTTGGCTCTGGTGCTGGCAGTGCTGGGACAGGCGGTTTGCTTTTACTATGTGTATGAGGCCGGGGCTTTTGGAGCCGTGGTTTGGATTTTTGTTCTCGGCAGGCTGGGCAATGCTGTGATGAGTATGGTCGGTAAGCCGCTGGCAAGGCCGGGGCAGGGCAGCTTGTCCATGCGCGGGGCGGACGGATTTTCCATTGGCGTTGCTACGTTGACTACGCTGCTGGTGGGGGCTTTTACGGTCAGTCCGACAGTGCAATTGTTGGCTTATGTTTTTGGTGCATGTTTCATTTTCTTTCTGTTCCGGCTGGCTAAAAGGGTGAACGGGGCCAACGGGGATTTTCTCGGCGCATCAGTGGTGCTCGGCGAATTGGCAGGACTACTGGCATTCTGTGCATTGAATTGA